The Breoghania sp. genome has a segment encoding these proteins:
- a CDS encoding DUF2478 domain-containing protein: MSDHSRPNDHCEPADLSCLLAAIVFEPGEDVDTILSEIAAEHTALRLSGVVQTGGNRDGCNVREMALKSLRDGWEIRILEDRGSQSQGCRLNPHAITEVAGRIEGELEAGADLLLINRFGRAESEGYGLRPVFERAVLDGVPVLTAVRSDYLGAWEEFHGGLGIALPRERQAVRDWTIRACASGSKAPA, encoded by the coding sequence ATGTCTGACCATTCCCGCCCGAACGACCACTGCGAACCCGCCGATCTCTCCTGCCTGCTTGCAGCCATCGTCTTTGAGCCGGGAGAGGATGTGGACACGATCCTCAGCGAGATCGCGGCGGAACATACGGCCTTGCGGCTTTCCGGCGTCGTGCAGACCGGCGGCAACCGCGATGGCTGCAATGTGCGGGAAATGGCGCTGAAAAGCCTGCGTGACGGCTGGGAAATCCGCATTCTGGAAGATCGCGGCTCGCAATCGCAGGGCTGCCGGTTGAACCCCCATGCGATCACCGAGGTCGCCGGACGCATCGAGGGCGAACTGGAAGCGGGCGCCGATCTCCTGCTGATCAACCGCTTTGGACGCGCGGAATCGGAAGGCTACGGCCTGCGTCCGGTTTTCGAGCGCGCCGTGCTCGACGGGGTGCCGGTGCTGACGGCCGTGCGGTCCGACTATCTGGGCGCGTGGGAGGAATTCCACGGCGGGCTGGGCATCGCGCTGCCGCGCGAAAGGCAGGCCGTGCGCGATTGGACAATCCGTGCCTGCGCCTCTGGCAGCAAGGCCCCCGCCTGA
- a CDS encoding NAD(P)/FAD-dependent oxidoreductase, which yields MSGFGGQSDIHDVVIVGGGPVGLSLALGLGRAGLDVLVLECEDGPGTHPGEALLWPGAQEVLDRLGVLERARERGISLSRPNVFDADRNRALLSFPICELSRETSCPHMLFLPQSETVRLLYEEIRNTVGVEVQYGTRVTGFVQDSFGVDVVYRRFGHEERVRAKFVAGCDGAESTVRDHLGGKLVGSIRAMKLQIIDVRVPGCDELAFPRFTGTPRPTLAVRLGEGLWRLVFPSFAETEPKLTTWAAQASKTLFGRLPEATVWSGRFRLERRISSHWFKGRIVLAGDAAHVNSPVSGEGLNCGIEDAALLTLALERAVAVDHPQPLAEYVASRRRMVERASIPFADMAMRLVFGGGPARVRGGFAILRGLFFIRPLRRLIMRRMALMDYR from the coding sequence GTGAGTGGCTTTGGAGGCCAGTCGGACATACACGATGTGGTGATCGTGGGAGGCGGGCCCGTCGGGCTGTCGCTGGCGCTCGGGCTTGGGCGTGCGGGACTGGATGTGCTCGTGCTGGAGTGCGAGGACGGGCCGGGCACACATCCGGGCGAGGCCCTGCTGTGGCCGGGCGCCCAGGAGGTTCTGGACAGGCTCGGCGTTCTTGAGCGTGCGCGAGAGAGGGGCATTTCCCTGTCTCGCCCCAACGTTTTTGACGCCGATCGCAACCGCGCGCTCCTGTCCTTCCCGATCTGTGAGCTTTCGCGCGAGACGTCGTGCCCGCACATGCTGTTTCTGCCGCAATCGGAAACGGTACGGCTGCTTTACGAGGAGATCCGCAATACGGTCGGAGTGGAGGTGCAATATGGCACCCGCGTCACCGGCTTCGTTCAGGATTCCTTCGGGGTGGATGTGGTCTATCGCCGTTTCGGACATGAAGAGCGCGTGCGCGCGAAATTCGTGGCCGGGTGTGATGGGGCAGAAAGCACCGTTCGCGACCATCTGGGCGGCAAACTGGTGGGCAGCATACGGGCGATGAAATTGCAGATCATCGATGTTCGTGTGCCTGGATGCGATGAGCTCGCCTTTCCCCGCTTCACGGGGACGCCACGCCCGACGCTGGCCGTACGGCTGGGCGAGGGACTGTGGCGGCTGGTCTTTCCCAGTTTTGCCGAGACAGAGCCGAAACTCACCACCTGGGCGGCACAGGCGAGCAAGACCTTGTTCGGCAGATTGCCGGAAGCGACCGTTTGGAGCGGGAGGTTCCGGTTGGAACGGCGGATTTCCAGCCACTGGTTCAAGGGCCGGATCGTGCTGGCAGGCGACGCGGCGCATGTGAACAGTCCCGTCAGTGGCGAGGGGCTGAATTGCGGCATCGAAGATGCGGCATTGCTGACGCTGGCGCTGGAACGGGCGGTCGCGGTCGATCATCCCCAGCCACTGGCGGAATATGTGGCCAGTCGCCGCCGCATGGTGGAGCGGGCATCCATTCCTTTCGCCGACATGGCGATGCGGCTCGTTTTTGGCGGTGGGCCCGCGCGCGTGCGCGGCGGGTTCGCCATCCTGCGGGGGCTGTTTTTCATTCGCCCATTGCGCCGCCTCATCATGCGCCGCATGGCGCTGATGGATTACCGCTAA
- a CDS encoding ATP-binding protein: MHEAKVMGQDQSTVECANSARGDLIAPVEAVGCEDAVRQAVELLARGVAHDVNNALLAIQLFADAIARRVKEEDAQRECGEILSAVRRLNGITQALQAVAGYVPASATGFEAADLVADLRPALEAALGPKVALTLVGGRAAGQVAGGRDQIEEALLGLCREARARMTAGGTMTIASEAVTVVDGGPVPPADYVVITMCDDGPELPGGEVGRLFDPYYAAKRFQAGNGLALAVCRALVEAVRGHILARGGARGGGLQIALYLPRQQGVWTQLEPGAQDTVAGT, translated from the coding sequence GTGCATGAAGCGAAGGTCATGGGGCAGGATCAATCCACTGTCGAGTGCGCCAATTCCGCTCGCGGGGACCTGATCGCCCCCGTTGAGGCGGTCGGTTGCGAAGACGCGGTTCGACAGGCGGTGGAGCTTCTGGCGCGCGGCGTGGCGCATGACGTCAACAATGCCCTTCTCGCCATCCAGCTCTTTGCGGATGCGATCGCTCGGCGGGTGAAAGAGGAGGATGCGCAGCGGGAATGCGGCGAGATCCTCAGCGCCGTGCGGCGGCTCAATGGCATCACGCAGGCCTTGCAGGCGGTGGCCGGCTATGTGCCTGCCTCTGCGACAGGGTTCGAAGCGGCGGACCTGGTGGCGGACCTTCGCCCGGCGCTTGAGGCGGCACTGGGCCCGAAAGTTGCGTTGACGCTCGTCGGTGGGCGGGCGGCGGGCCAGGTTGCGGGCGGGCGCGATCAGATCGAAGAGGCTCTGCTGGGGCTGTGCCGCGAGGCCAGGGCGCGCATGACGGCGGGCGGGACAATGACCATCGCGAGCGAGGCTGTCACGGTGGTGGATGGCGGACCGGTGCCGCCCGCCGATTATGTCGTGATCACGATGTGCGACGACGGCCCGGAGTTGCCGGGAGGGGAGGTCGGCCGGCTTTTCGATCCCTACTATGCGGCCAAGCGGTTTCAGGCGGGCAACGGGCTTGCCCTTGCCGTCTGCCGGGCATTGGTGGAGGCCGTCCGTGGTCATATTCTGGCGCGCGGCGGTGCGCGCGGAGGCGGCCTGCAAATCGCGCTTTATCTCCCCAGGCAGCAGGGTGTCTGGACACAGCTTGAGCCCGGCGCGCAGGACACGGTCGCAGGCACATGA
- a CDS encoding DUF3775 domain-containing protein, with product MTRRSLQTEDDRPELTIALDAACFIAIKARELDVKVEKDDPDDGSNPTDDHQIGVLDEDEDDPVLEEISAFINSLSEDAQIDLVALMWLGRGDYTAQDWESVRQEASDAHNEHTAEYLCGTTLLADYLGEGLALLNYSCADFEEQHL from the coding sequence ATGACCCGACGCTCTTTGCAGACAGAAGACGACAGGCCTGAACTGACCATCGCGCTGGACGCGGCCTGTTTCATTGCCATCAAGGCGCGCGAACTCGACGTAAAGGTGGAAAAGGACGATCCCGACGACGGCTCGAACCCCACCGACGATCATCAGATCGGTGTGCTCGACGAGGACGAGGATGACCCTGTCCTTGAAGAAATCTCCGCCTTCATCAATTCGCTGTCCGAGGATGCCCAGATCGATCTGGTCGCCCTCATGTGGCTTGGACGCGGCGACTACACGGCCCAGGATTGGGAAAGTGTGCGCCAGGAAGCATCCGACGCCCACAATGAGCACACGGCCGAATATCTGTGCGGCACAACGCTTCTGGCCGACTATCTGGGCGAAGGATTGGCGCTATTGAACTATTCCTGCGCCGACTTCGAGGAACAGCACCTGTAA
- the fdhD gene encoding formate dehydrogenase accessory sulfurtransferase FdhD gives MSNADTDCALEWQRLPAPASEFPTVSWNRETPPSGARAVPEETAVAITYNGTTHAVMMATPTDLEDYAIGFSLTEGQIQTADQIRSIGIAAFEEGVDLRIWLDSKTADTFRDRRRRIVGPTGCGLCGIESLMEAVPAPKQVVSDARFCASTILKAQADMFASQTLHAVTSAVHAAAWWTEDNGLVAVREDVGRHNALDKLTGALARNHGPTGPGLLLLTSRISVEMVQKAAVLGAPVIAAVSAPTALAIRVADTAGITIVATTRNDAFDVYTHRERIVME, from the coding sequence ATGAGCAATGCAGACACAGATTGCGCGCTGGAATGGCAGCGATTGCCGGCTCCCGCCAGCGAATTTCCCACGGTGAGCTGGAACCGGGAAACGCCGCCCTCGGGTGCGCGTGCCGTGCCGGAGGAAACGGCCGTTGCCATCACCTATAACGGCACCACCCATGCCGTCATGATGGCGACCCCGACCGATCTGGAAGACTATGCCATCGGCTTCAGTCTGACCGAGGGACAGATCCAGACCGCGGACCAGATCCGCTCCATTGGCATTGCCGCCTTCGAGGAAGGCGTCGACCTGCGCATCTGGCTCGACAGCAAGACCGCCGACACGTTCCGCGACCGCCGCCGCCGCATCGTCGGCCCCACCGGCTGCGGGCTTTGCGGGATCGAGAGCCTGATGGAGGCCGTGCCTGCGCCGAAACAGGTGGTCAGCGATGCCCGCTTCTGCGCAAGCACCATCCTGAAAGCGCAGGCGGACATGTTCGCCTCCCAGACGCTCCACGCCGTGACAAGCGCGGTGCATGCCGCGGCATGGTGGACGGAAGATAACGGGCTCGTCGCCGTGCGCGAGGATGTCGGACGCCACAACGCCCTCGACAAGCTCACCGGCGCCCTTGCACGCAATCACGGCCCGACAGGCCCCGGCCTGCTGCTGCTCACCAGCCGGATTTCCGTCGAGATGGTGCAGAAGGCCGCCGTACTGGGGGCCCCCGTCATCGCCGCCGTCTCCGCCCCCACCGCGCTCGCAATCCGCGTCGCCGATACGGCCGGCATCACGATTGTCGCAACGACCCGCAACGATGCATTCGACGTCTACACCCACCGCGAACGCATCGTGATGGAATGA
- a CDS encoding ABC transporter permease yields the protein MGFKNTWNLGVKELRGLLRDPALLILIVYAFTLSVYTHSKAMPETLAKAAVAIVDEDRSPVSARMTSAFYPPYFLKPQLITQSEMDARMDAGLDTFALDIPPHFQRDLLAGKQPALQLNVDATRMSQAFTGAGYIQSIITSEINEFLAHHRSDEDLPVSLAFRARFNPELSPGWFGAVMSIIESVTMLAIILTGAALIREREHGTVEHLLVMPVKPVEIMLSKVWSMGVVVLIATGFSLTVVVNMLLQVPTEGSLGLFLLGTALEVFATTALGIFLATIAGSMPQFGMLMVLVLLPLQILSGAMTPRESMPEAIQWIMMAAPNTHFVILAQSILFRGAGLAVVWPQLVALLVIGVVFFAIALNRFRAFLR from the coding sequence ATGGGTTTCAAGAACACCTGGAACCTCGGCGTGAAGGAGTTGCGCGGCCTGTTGCGCGATCCCGCCCTGCTGATCCTGATCGTCTACGCCTTCACGCTGTCGGTCTATACCCACTCCAAGGCCATGCCGGAAACGTTGGCCAAGGCGGCCGTCGCCATTGTCGACGAGGATCGCTCCCCCGTCTCCGCCCGCATGACTTCGGCCTTCTACCCCCCCTATTTCCTCAAGCCCCAACTGATCACCCAGTCGGAAATGGATGCCCGGATGGATGCCGGGCTCGACACCTTCGCCCTCGATATCCCACCCCATTTCCAGCGTGATCTTCTGGCCGGAAAGCAGCCCGCCCTCCAGCTCAATGTGGACGCGACCCGCATGTCGCAGGCCTTTACGGGCGCAGGCTACATCCAGTCCATCATCACCAGCGAGATCAACGAATTCCTCGCCCATCACCGTTCCGATGAAGACCTGCCGGTCTCGCTTGCCTTCCGCGCCCGTTTCAACCCCGAGCTCAGCCCCGGCTGGTTCGGCGCGGTCATGTCGATCATCGAGAGCGTGACCATGCTCGCCATCATCCTGACCGGCGCCGCCCTCATCCGCGAACGCGAGCACGGCACGGTGGAGCACCTGCTCGTCATGCCGGTCAAACCGGTGGAGATCATGCTCTCCAAGGTCTGGTCCATGGGTGTCGTGGTCCTGATCGCGACGGGCTTTTCGCTGACCGTGGTGGTCAACATGCTGCTTCAGGTCCCCACCGAAGGCTCCCTTGGGCTTTTCCTGCTGGGAACCGCGCTGGAGGTTTTCGCAACCACCGCGCTTGGCATCTTTCTCGCCACCATTGCGGGCTCCATGCCGCAATTCGGCATGCTCATGGTGCTGGTTCTGCTGCCGCTTCAGATCCTGTCAGGTGCCATGACCCCACGCGAGAGCATGCCGGAGGCGATCCAGTGGATCATGATGGCCGCACCCAATACCCATTTCGTGATCCTGGCGCAGTCGATCCTGTTCCGCGGCGCCGGATTGGCCGTCGTCTGGCCTCAGCTTGTGGCGCTGCTCGTGATCGGCGTGGTCTTCTTCGCGATCGCACTCAACCGCTTCCGGGCATTCCTCAGATAA
- a CDS encoding ABC transporter ATP-binding protein, with protein sequence MSALLEVRELTASYGSSQALFGVDLSVGAGEVVALMGRNGMGKTTTVRCICRMMTSSRGAITFAGKSLNDLPSHKAARLGIGLVPEGRRCFAPLSVEENLVCAARPGAWTLEAVGALFPRLSERRNQAARTLSGGEQQMLAIARALMTNPKLLILDEATEGLAPVIRQEIWRAIGELKQSGLAILIIDKSLKDLKALCDRFVILERGKSEWTGGAGALSEEICDRYLGV encoded by the coding sequence ATGAGCGCGCTTCTGGAAGTTCGCGAATTGACGGCCTCCTACGGCTCCTCGCAGGCGTTGTTCGGTGTCGACCTGAGTGTCGGGGCGGGCGAGGTCGTGGCGCTGATGGGGCGCAACGGCATGGGCAAGACCACCACCGTGCGCTGCATCTGCCGGATGATGACCTCCAGCCGCGGCGCGATCACCTTTGCGGGCAAAAGCCTCAACGATCTGCCGTCACACAAGGCCGCCCGGCTCGGCATCGGGCTGGTGCCGGAGGGACGACGCTGCTTTGCGCCCTTGAGCGTGGAGGAAAATCTCGTCTGCGCGGCGCGTCCCGGCGCGTGGACACTGGAGGCGGTGGGGGCGCTCTTCCCGCGGCTTTCAGAACGCCGGAACCAGGCGGCGCGCACCTTGTCAGGCGGAGAGCAGCAGATGCTCGCCATCGCACGCGCGTTGATGACCAACCCGAAGCTCCTGATCCTCGATGAGGCCACCGAAGGTCTCGCCCCGGTGATCCGTCAGGAAATCTGGCGCGCCATCGGCGAACTGAAACAATCCGGTCTGGCGATCCTCATCATCGACAAGTCGCTCAAGGACCTGAAGGCGCTGTGCGACCGCTTTGTCATTCTGGAGCGCGGCAAGAGCGAATGGACCGGAGGGGCTGGGGCCCTCAGCGAGGAAATCTGTGATCGCTATCTTGGTGTTTAA
- a CDS encoding response regulator produces MTCVLVVDDDELIRSALRAILERKGFDVCEAKDGVEGLAQIRHRMIDLIFVDIFMPTMDGFEFIRALRKTHGTVPVAVMSGMSLCMPFLNGNNQPPDYLRMARALGAVHTLKKPFSQDELWDVVDACLSPNEGECLGPFAGMIPELGVCGACS; encoded by the coding sequence ATGACGTGTGTTCTCGTTGTCGATGACGATGAACTGATCCGGTCTGCCCTGAGAGCAATTCTGGAGCGCAAGGGGTTCGACGTCTGCGAGGCGAAGGATGGCGTGGAAGGTTTGGCGCAGATCCGTCATCGCATGATCGATCTCATCTTCGTGGACATTTTCATGCCCACCATGGATGGGTTCGAGTTCATCCGCGCCCTGCGCAAGACGCATGGCACCGTGCCGGTGGCCGTGATGTCGGGGATGTCCCTCTGCATGCCTTTTCTGAACGGCAACAACCAGCCCCCTGATTACCTGCGCATGGCGCGGGCGCTCGGCGCGGTTCACACGCTGAAAAAGCCGTTTTCGCAAGACGAGCTTTGGGACGTGGTGGATGCCTGTCTTTCCCCGAATGAAGGTGAATGTCTCGGCCCTTTCGCCGGCATGATCCCTGAACTCGGCGTCTGCGGCGCCTGCTCCTGA